One genomic segment of Desulfomicrobium sp. ZS1 includes these proteins:
- a CDS encoding preprotein translocase subunit SecA, producing MSSRFHLVHPPATRDVRAERPDRIETWLERQAHRLHGRALALRGKGGWLRRETAAVGEAGLRLVGLSEKELVAEIRPLRQRLLTDGFLAAHVADSFALIREFSARILGLRHHDSQVMGALVMLRGMVAEMETGEGKTLTATLTAATAALAGLPVHVISVNDYLTGRDAENTAPLFRALGLRVGCVVHGQSPDERRQAYGCDITYATNKELVFDYLRDRLTLADRPDPIMVQAESLSGQGSRAGRLLMRGLHFAIVDEADSVLIDEARTPLIISGSSGVREEREFLEQALNLAGDFIRDKDFQLDEARRHILLTPAGRSSIEDAARRLGALWSGLVRREGAVHQALTALHLFRRDEQYLVRDGKVQIIDEFTGRVMPDRSWEQGLHQLIELKEECELTQRREPLAKISYQRFFRRYLRLAGMTGTAREVKDELWNVYGLATLRMPTHRPVIRRRLKERVFPTRHDKWRAVVDRIGELHRQGRAVLVGTRTVAASEELAVRVREAGLPHLVLSAKQDAEEAEVISRAGQPGSVTIATNMAGRGTDIMLAPEVRDAGGLHVIITEYHEAARIDRQLAGRCGRQGDPGSFEGILSLEDFLFQGKWGDPLIRAAMFVVARTRTPQIAARWLLRRMQRNVERYNARVRRNLFRQDQAQGSLMSFAGRFE from the coding sequence ATGAGTAGTCGGTTCCATCTGGTTCATCCTCCCGCCACCCGCGACGTCCGGGCTGAGCGGCCCGACCGGATCGAGACCTGGCTTGAGCGCCAGGCGCACCGTCTGCACGGGCGCGCCCTGGCGCTGCGCGGAAAGGGCGGATGGCTGCGGCGGGAGACGGCGGCCGTGGGTGAAGCGGGTCTGCGTCTGGTCGGTTTGAGCGAAAAGGAGCTGGTCGCCGAGATCCGCCCGCTTCGCCAGCGTTTGCTGACCGACGGTTTTCTTGCGGCCCACGTGGCGGACAGCTTCGCCCTGATCCGGGAATTCTCCGCGCGCATCCTGGGCCTTCGCCACCACGACAGCCAGGTCATGGGCGCGCTGGTCATGCTGCGCGGCATGGTGGCGGAAATGGAGACCGGCGAGGGAAAGACCCTGACGGCCACCCTCACGGCGGCCACGGCGGCCCTGGCCGGGCTGCCGGTGCATGTCATCAGCGTCAACGACTACCTTACGGGCCGCGATGCCGAGAACACCGCGCCCCTGTTTCGGGCCCTGGGCCTGCGCGTGGGGTGCGTAGTGCACGGGCAGTCGCCGGATGAGCGGCGTCAGGCCTACGGATGCGACATCACCTATGCCACCAACAAGGAACTGGTCTTCGATTACCTGCGCGACCGCCTGACCCTGGCCGACCGGCCGGACCCGATCATGGTTCAGGCTGAAAGCCTGAGTGGCCAAGGCTCCCGCGCCGGGCGGCTGCTCATGCGCGGTTTGCATTTTGCCATCGTGGACGAGGCCGACAGCGTGCTTATCGATGAGGCGCGGACTCCGCTCATCATCTCCGGTTCCTCCGGCGTGAGGGAGGAACGGGAATTTCTGGAACAGGCCCTGAACTTGGCGGGCGATTTCATTCGGGACAAGGATTTCCAGCTCGACGAGGCCCGGCGACATATTCTGCTTACTCCGGCCGGTCGGAGCAGCATTGAAGACGCGGCGCGGAGGCTGGGCGCCCTGTGGAGCGGGCTGGTGCGACGGGAGGGGGCGGTGCATCAGGCCTTGACGGCCCTGCATCTGTTTCGCCGCGACGAACAGTACCTGGTCCGCGACGGCAAGGTGCAGATCATCGATGAATTCACGGGACGGGTCATGCCCGACCGTTCCTGGGAGCAGGGACTGCATCAGCTCATCGAGCTCAAGGAGGAGTGCGAGTTGACGCAGCGCCGGGAACCTCTGGCCAAGATCAGCTATCAGCGTTTTTTCAGGCGTTACCTGAGGCTTGCGGGCATGACCGGCACGGCGCGCGAGGTGAAGGACGAGCTGTGGAATGTCTACGGGCTGGCCACGCTGCGCATGCCCACCCACCGGCCGGTGATCCGACGCAGGCTCAAGGAGAGGGTTTTTCCCACCCGGCACGACAAATGGCGGGCCGTGGTGGACCGGATCGGCGAATTGCACCGGCAGGGCCGGGCCGTGCTTGTCGGCACGCGCACCGTGGCGGCCTCCGAGGAGCTTGCTGTCCGTGTTCGGGAAGCAGGGTTGCCGCATCTGGTCCTGAGTGCCAAGCAGGACGCCGAGGAGGCCGAAGTCATCAGCCGGGCAGGCCAACCCGGAAGCGTGACCATCGCCACGAACATGGCCGGGCGGGGCACGGACATCATGCTTGCGCCCGAGGTGCGCGATGCGGGTGGCCTGCATGTCATCATCACGGAATACCATGAGGCCGCCCGCATCGATCGGCAGCTGGCCGGGCGGTGCGGGCGGCAGGGTGACCCCGGAAGCTTTGAAGGCATTCTGTCCCTGGAGGATTTCCTGTTCCAGGGAAAATGGGGCGACCCGCTCATCCGCGCGGCCATGTTCGTCGTCGCCCGGACGAGGACGCCCCAAATCGCGGCGCGCTGGCTGCTGCGGCGCATGCAGCGCAACGTCGAGCGGTACAACGCCCGGGTGCGTCGAAACCTGTTCCGGCAGGACCAGGCGCAGGGCAGCCTGATGTCCTTTGCCGGAAGGTTTGAGTAG
- a CDS encoding peptidase M50 has product MSASLLSPSWYRVAPLKPRLRSHVRIERHEYRGQDWYVIQDGFTGRHHRFSSEAYQLVGMMDGRRTMDQIWQAVCGRLGDHMPTQDEVIELLARLYRADLLQTSAILDFSDLHQRGVKSRRSRLFTQMASPLSLRFPLLDPDRFLTRTMPWVRPFLGWQAFAVWMSVVVAAAVLAVLHWDALQGDFSDALFSMENLLLISLLYPVLKVLHEFGHAYMVKKEGGEVHEMGVMLLVFMPLPYVDASSSTSFRDKRQRMLVGGAGIMVELFVAAVMLLVWLNVEPGVVRALAYKTLLVAGVSTVLFNGNPLLRFDAYYILSDWLEIPNLAQRGVGYLGYLFKRYLLGVDSAESPARSPGEARWLFFYAVAAFCYRIFISVRIVLFVAGQFFFVGIVLAIWAVFMMLVMPTWRVASFLVKDTHMQRKRIRVMMTVVLPLALLAGVLAMVPAPLYTNAEGVIWVSEESRVYAAAGGMVEAVVTPGGTTVQSGDPLIRSADPLLETQVRLLQARREEFQARRQLSMNRDRAETGMLDEELKSIETEIARALERQAALITRSPAAGIFVLQDEADLPGRFLRRGEPVGYIVDPLRMHIRTVVSQADIERVRSDVRSVEVRLAENIGQVLPARMSREVPAASRVLPSLAFSLDGGGRFALDPREKEAPHVLERLFQFDLVLEGPVPGNVEERVYVRFEHSPEPLAWRAYRALRRLLLTRLAV; this is encoded by the coding sequence ATGAGCGCTTCGCTGCTCAGTCCGTCATGGTACAGGGTCGCCCCTCTCAAGCCGCGCCTGCGCAGCCATGTGCGCATCGAGCGTCACGAGTATCGCGGCCAGGACTGGTATGTGATTCAGGACGGTTTCACCGGGCGCCATCACCGCTTTTCCTCCGAAGCCTACCAACTGGTGGGCATGATGGACGGCCGCCGGACCATGGACCAGATCTGGCAGGCCGTCTGCGGCCGTTTGGGCGACCACATGCCCACCCAGGACGAGGTCATCGAACTCCTGGCCCGCCTGTATCGCGCCGATCTCCTGCAGACCAGCGCCATTCTCGACTTTTCGGACCTGCACCAGCGCGGCGTGAAGAGCAGGCGTAGCCGCCTGTTCACGCAGATGGCTTCGCCGCTGTCCCTGCGCTTCCCGCTCCTGGACCCGGACCGCTTCCTGACCCGGACCATGCCCTGGGTCCGCCCGTTTCTCGGCTGGCAGGCCTTTGCGGTCTGGATGTCGGTGGTGGTCGCGGCTGCCGTCCTGGCCGTGCTGCACTGGGACGCCCTGCAAGGCGATTTTTCCGACGCCCTCTTCAGCATGGAGAATCTGCTGCTGATCAGCCTGCTCTATCCCGTGCTGAAAGTCCTGCACGAGTTCGGCCATGCCTACATGGTCAAGAAGGAGGGGGGGGAGGTGCACGAGATGGGGGTCATGCTGCTGGTCTTCATGCCCCTGCCGTACGTGGACGCGTCCTCGTCGACGTCTTTTCGGGACAAGCGTCAGCGCATGCTCGTCGGGGGGGCGGGCATCATGGTGGAGCTTTTCGTGGCCGCCGTCATGCTTCTGGTCTGGCTGAACGTGGAGCCCGGGGTCGTGCGCGCCCTGGCCTACAAGACCCTGCTCGTGGCCGGGGTGTCGACGGTCCTTTTCAACGGCAACCCGCTGCTACGTTTCGACGCCTATTACATTCTTTCGGACTGGCTGGAGATTCCCAATCTGGCGCAACGCGGCGTCGGCTATCTGGGCTACCTTTTCAAGCGGTATCTGCTGGGCGTGGACAGCGCCGAATCACCGGCCCGCAGCCCCGGTGAGGCCCGCTGGTTGTTCTTTTACGCCGTGGCCGCCTTCTGCTACCGGATATTCATTTCCGTGCGCATCGTGCTTTTCGTGGCCGGGCAGTTTTTTTTCGTGGGCATTGTCCTGGCCATCTGGGCGGTGTTTATGATGCTCGTCATGCCCACGTGGCGCGTGGCCAGTTTTCTCGTCAAGGATACTCATATGCAACGCAAGCGCATTCGCGTCATGATGACGGTGGTCCTTCCCCTGGCTCTGTTGGCGGGGGTTCTGGCCATGGTCCCGGCACCGCTGTACACCAACGCCGAAGGCGTGATCTGGGTTTCTGAGGAATCCAGGGTTTACGCCGCTGCCGGCGGAATGGTGGAGGCCGTGGTCACTCCCGGCGGGACCACCGTACAGTCCGGCGATCCGCTCATTCGCAGCGCGGACCCGTTGCTGGAAACCCAGGTCCGGCTGCTGCAGGCTCGCCGGGAGGAATTCCAGGCCCGCCGCCAGTTGAGCATGAACAGGGACCGCGCCGAGACGGGCATGCTGGACGAGGAACTGAAAAGTATCGAAACGGAGATCGCTCGCGCCCTGGAGCGTCAGGCGGCCCTGATCACGCGCAGCCCCGCGGCCGGGATTTTCGTGCTTCAGGACGAAGCGGATTTGCCGGGCAGATTTCTGCGGCGCGGCGAGCCCGTGGGCTATATCGTCGACCCGCTGCGCATGCACATCAGGACCGTGGTCTCCCAGGCCGATATCGAGCGCGTGCGCTCGGATGTCCGCAGCGTGGAGGTGCGTCTGGCCGAGAACATCGGACAGGTGCTGCCGGCGCGGATGTCCCGCGAGGTGCCCGCCGCGAGCCGCGTGTTGCCGAGCCTGGCCTTCAGTCTCGACGGCGGCGGCCGGTTCGCCCTCGACCCCCGGGAAAAGGAGGCCCCGCATGTGCTGGAGCGCCTCTTTCAGTTCGATCTGGTGCTTGAGGGGCCCGTGCCGGGCAACGTGGAGGAGCGTGTCTACGTCCGCTTCGAGCACAGCCCCGAACCTTTGGCCTGGCGGGCCTACCGGGCGCTGCGGCGTCTGCTGCTCACCCGCCTTGCCGTGTAG
- a CDS encoding HlyD family efflux transporter periplasmic adaptor subunit gives MSSNTTIQDSAPTDAGPVLSWAEFSSASSTREYCQGWIGLQSGMIPGVIQGILVTEGADGQFTPAAVWPYGGADPVRLAEALERVIDDERGLVLELDTADRYAMVYPVRVDDRLFAVVAMELAADSEADLNRAMEQLQWGSSWLELLLRRREADEDKARLLRLGTAVDMLALTLDRPSCREAAMTFVTELAAAAQCERVSLGFVRGRSVVLEAVSHSAEVDVKMNLTRTIERVMDEALLQRREISWPTDDATVICREHEALSRQQAMVSVLTLPLYGQDRYYGALTVERAADQPFTERDAEFFRAVAALAAPILEAKRQADRSVLDHVRASLSEAAGRLLGPRHYGRKLAVAALVCVALFLFFAHGDYRLRADIALEGGIRRAVTVPFDGFIHQAPFRAGDLVNEGEELCLLDDRDLRLDRMVTASRLRQLEQQLQEAVSQHDRAQSSIIRAQLNQVQAELDLADAQLARTRLTAPFPGLIVSGDLSQRLGSAVKQGDVLFEVTPLDSYRVILKVDERRIADVRVGQRGELVLFSLPGQEFGFTVSKITPIAKAEEGSNHFRVEASLDSVDQTLRPGMEGVGKVAVDRRKLVQIWIRDMREWLTLFFWKWLP, from the coding sequence ATGAGCAGCAACACTACCATACAGGACTCCGCGCCGACCGACGCAGGCCCTGTCCTGTCATGGGCCGAGTTTTCGTCGGCCTCGAGCACCCGGGAGTATTGCCAGGGGTGGATCGGGCTGCAGAGCGGCATGATTCCAGGCGTGATCCAGGGGATTCTGGTCACCGAGGGAGCGGACGGGCAGTTCACCCCTGCTGCCGTGTGGCCGTACGGCGGCGCGGACCCGGTTCGGCTGGCCGAGGCTCTGGAGCGGGTCATCGACGACGAGCGCGGCCTGGTGCTGGAACTGGATACTGCTGACCGGTATGCCATGGTCTACCCCGTCCGGGTGGACGACAGGCTGTTCGCCGTGGTGGCCATGGAACTGGCGGCGGATAGCGAGGCCGATCTGAACCGGGCCATGGAGCAGCTGCAGTGGGGTTCTTCGTGGCTGGAGCTGCTCCTGCGTCGCCGAGAGGCCGACGAGGACAAGGCTCGCCTGCTGCGCCTCGGAACGGCGGTGGACATGCTGGCCCTGACCCTGGACCGGCCATCCTGCCGCGAGGCGGCCATGACCTTCGTCACGGAACTGGCGGCCGCCGCCCAATGCGAGCGGGTCAGCCTCGGTTTCGTGCGCGGGCGGTCCGTTGTCCTCGAAGCGGTCTCGCACAGCGCTGAGGTCGACGTGAAGATGAACCTGACCCGGACCATCGAACGGGTCATGGATGAAGCCCTGCTGCAGCGTCGCGAGATTTCCTGGCCCACAGACGACGCCACGGTCATTTGCCGCGAACATGAGGCCCTCTCGCGCCAGCAGGCCATGGTTTCGGTTTTGACCCTGCCGCTGTACGGACAGGACCGCTACTATGGCGCCCTGACCGTCGAACGCGCCGCGGACCAGCCGTTCACGGAGCGCGACGCGGAATTTTTCCGGGCCGTGGCCGCCCTGGCCGCCCCCATCCTGGAAGCCAAGCGTCAGGCCGACCGCTCCGTTCTTGACCACGTTCGCGCCAGTCTGTCCGAGGCGGCCGGACGGCTGCTGGGCCCCCGGCACTACGGCCGCAAGCTTGCCGTGGCGGCGCTGGTCTGCGTGGCCCTGTTTCTTTTCTTTGCCCACGGAGACTACCGCCTGCGCGCGGACATCGCCCTGGAAGGGGGGATCCGTCGGGCCGTGACCGTGCCCTTCGACGGGTTCATCCATCAAGCCCCGTTTCGGGCCGGCGATCTGGTGAACGAAGGAGAAGAGCTCTGCCTCCTCGACGATCGGGATCTGCGCCTGGACAGAATGGTCACCGCCAGCCGCCTGCGGCAGCTGGAGCAGCAGCTCCAGGAGGCCGTGTCCCAGCACGACCGGGCTCAGTCCAGCATCATCCGGGCGCAGTTGAACCAGGTTCAGGCCGAGCTGGATCTGGCCGACGCGCAATTGGCCCGCACCCGCCTCACGGCGCCGTTCCCCGGCCTCATCGTCAGCGGGGACCTCAGCCAGCGCCTCGGCAGCGCCGTGAAGCAGGGTGACGTGCTCTTCGAGGTCACGCCGCTGGACTCCTACCGGGTCATTCTCAAGGTTGATGAGCGCCGCATCGCCGATGTCCGGGTCGGACAGCGCGGCGAGCTGGTCCTTTTCTCTTTGCCCGGCCAGGAGTTCGGGTTCACGGTCAGCAAGATCACGCCCATCGCGAAGGCCGAGGAAGGCAGCAATCATTTCCGGGTGGAGGCGTCGCTGGACAGCGTGGACCAAACCCTGCGCCCCGGCATGGAAGGGGTGGGAAAGGTCGCCGTGGACCGGCGCAAACTGGTCCAGATCTGGATCCGGGACATGCGCGAATGGCTGACCCTCTTCTTCTGGAAATGGCTGCCTTGA
- a CDS encoding DUF3467 domain-containing protein — MEDKTPQEKVEDQAAQIRWDGSRMRTTYANVCNVSSTREEVALMFGVNKNWHPSQKDLVIELSDRVIINPYAAKRLAILLANTMNEYEKRFGVINLEMPDVTPQ; from the coding sequence ATGGAAGACAAGACGCCCCAGGAAAAGGTGGAAGACCAGGCGGCCCAGATCCGCTGGGACGGAAGCCGCATGCGTACCACGTACGCCAATGTCTGCAACGTATCGAGCACGCGCGAAGAAGTGGCGCTCATGTTCGGCGTCAACAAGAACTGGCATCCGTCGCAGAAGGATCTGGTCATCGAGCTTTCCGACCGCGTCATCATCAACCCTTACGCGGCCAAGCGCCTGGCCATTCTCCTGGCCAACACCATGAACGAGTACGAGAAGCGTTTCGGCGTGATCAATCTCGAAATGCCCGATGTCACGCCGCAATAG